One stretch of Pedobacter riviphilus DNA includes these proteins:
- a CDS encoding DedA family protein yields MHDFWNNLHQLLDPEKLLREGGFYLVVFVIYAETGLFFGFFLPGDYLLFLAGMFVATGKLDVNIAVLLAGLCVAAISGNFTGYWFGRKTGPVLYTRKDSFFFKKRYLKAAEDYYHKQGAFALIMGRFVPIVRTFAPIFAGVVKLEFKKFALYNVVGGVLWICSLTLLGYFLGRRFEKEINDYLLYIIIGFILITTIPLLITFVKSKVVSGPEEDKTDLN; encoded by the coding sequence ATGCACGATTTTTGGAATAACCTGCATCAGCTACTTGATCCCGAGAAATTATTGAGGGAGGGCGGTTTCTATCTCGTCGTATTCGTTATCTATGCAGAAACAGGCCTGTTTTTTGGTTTTTTTCTTCCCGGTGATTATTTATTGTTTTTAGCGGGAATGTTTGTTGCAACGGGCAAGCTTGATGTGAACATTGCGGTACTCTTGGCTGGTTTATGTGTTGCTGCAATTTCAGGTAATTTTACCGGTTATTGGTTCGGTCGTAAAACGGGCCCCGTACTGTATACCAGGAAAGATAGTTTCTTTTTTAAGAAGCGGTATTTGAAAGCCGCAGAAGATTATTATCATAAACAAGGTGCCTTTGCACTAATTATGGGCAGGTTTGTACCCATTGTTAGAACTTTTGCACCGATTTTTGCAGGAGTTGTGAAATTAGAGTTTAAAAAGTTCGCCTTATACAATGTTGTTGGTGGTGTACTTTGGATCTGTTCCTTAACTTTGCTTGGTTATTTTTTGGGCAGAAGGTTTGAAAAAGAAATTAACGATTATTTATTATATATTATTATTGGCTTTATCCTTATTACAACTATACCATTATTAATTACCTTTGTAAAAAGTAAAGTAGTAAGTGGTCCTGAAGAGGATAAAACAGATTTAAATTAA
- a CDS encoding acetyl-CoA carboxylase biotin carboxyl carrier protein subunit, with product MYKVKVNDRFLFEIENKDSAFLVNGEQVQLDLSTLGPNNTHVLYQNRSFNTELVEINKTEKTCKVKVNGNIYQINIEDQFDVLLKQLGLDNLAANKVSEIKAPMPGLVLKVLVEENAEVKKGDNLLVLEAMKMENILKSSADGVVKKVLIKQGDKVEKNQILIQFK from the coding sequence ATGTATAAAGTAAAAGTAAATGATCGGTTTTTATTCGAAATTGAGAATAAGGATTCAGCTTTTTTAGTAAATGGAGAACAGGTTCAGCTCGATCTAAGTACGCTTGGACCTAACAATACGCATGTTCTATACCAAAACAGGTCTTTTAACACAGAACTTGTTGAGATAAATAAGACTGAAAAAACCTGTAAAGTAAAAGTAAATGGGAATATTTATCAGATTAACATCGAAGATCAGTTCGATGTTTTGTTAAAACAATTGGGGCTCGATAATTTAGCCGCCAATAAAGTTTCTGAGATTAAAGCACCGATGCCTGGCTTAGTATTAAAGGTTTTGGTTGAAGAAAATGCTGAGGTAAAGAAAGGCGATAACTTATTGGTGTTGGAAGCGATGAAAATGGAAAATATTTTAAAATCATCTGCAGATGGGGTAGTGAAGAAAGTTTTGATCAAACAAGGTGATAAAGTAGAGAAGAATCAGATTTTAATTCAATTTAAATAA
- the nuoL gene encoding NADH-quinone oxidoreductase subunit L, with the protein MTIEQLIWLVPLLPFLGFVINGLGRNSLSKGLVGIIGSGVIFASFIISVVVFFSLQGDTQKSHEVFLFDWISAGTLHIPLSFLVDPLSSIMLLIITGIGFLIHLYSTSYMHDDAGFGKFFSYLNLFVFFMLLLVLGSNYIVMFIGWEGVGLCSYLLIGFWYTNNAYASAAKKAFVMNRIGDLGFLLGVFLVFTTFGSVEFAKVFPQAANMLPGNDTLVLITILLFIGACGKSAQLPLFTWLPDAMAGPTPVSALIHAATMVTAGIYMIARSSILFDLAPLTQHIIAIVGAATALVAAIIALTQTDIKKVLAYSTVSQLGYMFLGLGVGAYTGSFFHVLTHAFFKALLFLGAGSVIHAMHHEQDMRHMGGLRKKLPVTFLTMLIGTIAIAGLPPFSGFFSKDEILAHAFQASPILWGIGVLTAFLTAFYMFRMMFLTFSGKYRGTHHEESHVHESPTAMTFPLIILAVLAAIGGAINFPHIFGGNEWLAHWLEGAGVAQHELDLSHSTELALMATSVVAAIIALVYAYGRYVKGARVPVADEAPRSALAKLSYNKFYLDEIYDFLITKPLDALSKFFYRIIDNKFIDGIVNGLGWSTNEASKGIRLLQSGNVGFYIFMMVFGIVALLLYTFLYI; encoded by the coding sequence ATGACAATAGAACAATTGATTTGGTTGGTTCCGTTACTTCCTTTTTTAGGGTTTGTAATTAATGGGCTAGGCAGAAACTCTTTATCTAAAGGACTTGTTGGTATCATTGGGAGCGGGGTAATCTTCGCCTCCTTTATCATCAGCGTAGTTGTTTTCTTTAGTTTACAAGGCGACACACAAAAATCTCACGAAGTATTTTTATTCGATTGGATCAGTGCAGGTACATTGCACATTCCTTTATCTTTCCTGGTTGATCCTTTAAGCTCGATCATGCTTTTGATTATTACCGGAATCGGTTTCCTGATCCATCTATATTCTACGAGCTACATGCATGATGATGCTGGTTTTGGTAAATTTTTCTCTTACCTAAACCTGTTTGTATTCTTTATGCTTTTATTGGTATTGGGTTCTAACTATATCGTAATGTTTATCGGTTGGGAGGGGGTTGGTTTATGCTCGTACCTGTTAATCGGTTTCTGGTATACCAATAATGCTTATGCCTCGGCAGCTAAAAAAGCTTTCGTAATGAACCGCATCGGTGATTTAGGCTTTTTGTTAGGTGTATTCTTGGTCTTCACCACCTTTGGTAGTGTAGAATTCGCTAAAGTTTTCCCTCAGGCGGCTAATATGTTGCCAGGTAATGATACTTTAGTTTTAATCACCATTTTATTATTTATCGGTGCCTGCGGTAAATCGGCCCAGTTGCCATTGTTTACCTGGCTGCCTGATGCGATGGCCGGACCAACGCCAGTTTCGGCTTTGATCCACGCAGCTACAATGGTTACAGCTGGTATTTATATGATTGCCCGTTCGAGCATATTGTTCGATCTTGCTCCACTTACCCAGCACATCATTGCCATTGTTGGCGCCGCTACAGCTTTGGTTGCTGCAATTATTGCTTTAACACAGACTGATATTAAAAAAGTATTGGCTTATTCAACAGTATCTCAATTGGGCTATATGTTTTTAGGCTTAGGTGTTGGTGCTTATACTGGTTCGTTTTTCCACGTATTAACCCACGCATTCTTTAAAGCACTATTGTTCTTGGGCGCAGGTTCGGTAATCCATGCTATGCACCATGAGCAAGATATGCGTCATATGGGTGGACTGAGGAAGAAACTTCCTGTTACTTTCTTAACTATGCTGATCGGTACCATTGCTATTGCAGGTTTACCACCGTTCTCTGGTTTCTTCTCTAAAGATGAAATTTTAGCACATGCTTTCCAGGCAAGTCCAATACTTTGGGGAATTGGGGTTTTAACCGCATTCTTAACTGCATTTTACATGTTCAGAATGATGTTCTTAACTTTCTCTGGGAAATACCGTGGAACACACCATGAAGAAAGCCATGTACACGAATCGCCAACAGCGATGACTTTTCCTTTAATCATTTTAGCTGTTCTTGCAGCAATTGGTGGAGCAATCAACTTTCCCCATATTTTTGGTGGAAACGAGTGGTTGGCACATTGGTTAGAGGGAGCAGGGGTTGCGCAGCACGAACTGGATTTAAGCCATTCAACTGAGCTTGCGCTTATGGCTACTTCGGTTGTTGCAGCCATTATTGCTTTAGTTTATGCCTATGGCCGTTATGTAAAGGGAGCACGCGTTCCTGTTGCTGATGAAGCACCACGTTCAGCACTGGCAAAATTATCGTACAATAAATTCTATTTGGATGAGATTTATGATTTCCTGATTACTAAGCCATTAGATGCACTTTCGAAATTCTTTTACAGAATTATCGATAACAAATTTATTGATGGAATTGTAAACGGACTAGGATGGAGTACAAACGAGGCAAGTAAAGGCATCCGTTTGTTGCAAAGTGGAAACGTAGGTTTCTATATATTTATGATGGTATTCGGTATCGTCGCATTGTTATTATATACATTTTTATACATATAA
- a CDS encoding hemolysin family protein, translated as MVAVQEPDTTSVGWRLFFALFLVLLNGFFVAAEFAIVKVRASQIEIKAKTGSRVGKMAKGIIHNLDGYLAATQLGITLASLGLGWVGEGVMHTIFKNLFDSLQWGLSDASIHTASTIVAFSLITIMHIVFGELAPKSFAIQRPVATTLFVSVPLQLFYVVFKPFIWTLNSLAAIILKPFGIDTSSGHESLHSTEELQYLLDQGKESGALDNNEHELIKNVFDFNERVVKNIMVPRTKISGIELTSPKEEVIDTIIKEGYSRLPVYDDIMDKIVGIIHAKDILPLVAAGNQHWTLNDIIRKPYFVTETKKINDLMSELQSNRIQIAIVLDEFGGTAGMVTLEDIVEELVGEIQDEYDEEKPLVEKVSDNEFIVNAFATVYDVNEHLPHDLPEDEDFDTIGGLVSHVFERIPEVGESTESYGYLFTILKKTEQNIETIKLELVINKADMVDNH; from the coding sequence TTGGTTGCTGTACAAGAACCCGATACCACTTCTGTAGGTTGGCGATTATTCTTTGCATTATTTTTGGTGTTACTTAACGGATTTTTTGTTGCAGCAGAGTTTGCTATTGTAAAAGTTCGCGCATCACAAATTGAAATTAAAGCAAAAACAGGCAGTCGTGTAGGCAAAATGGCCAAAGGGATTATTCATAATCTTGATGGGTATTTGGCCGCCACACAGCTAGGCATAACGCTTGCATCACTTGGCCTAGGTTGGGTTGGTGAGGGCGTTATGCATACCATTTTCAAAAATCTTTTCGATAGTCTACAGTGGGGTTTAAGCGATGCTTCTATCCATACTGCCTCTACAATCGTTGCCTTTTCGCTCATTACAATTATGCATATTGTATTTGGCGAATTAGCACCTAAATCTTTTGCTATCCAAAGGCCTGTAGCTACGACGCTTTTCGTTTCCGTACCACTTCAATTGTTTTATGTGGTATTTAAACCATTCATTTGGACGCTAAATAGTCTTGCCGCCATTATCCTTAAGCCATTCGGAATCGACACCTCCAGCGGGCACGAATCGCTGCATAGCACCGAAGAACTTCAATATTTACTAGATCAGGGTAAAGAAAGTGGTGCGTTAGATAATAACGAACATGAACTGATTAAAAACGTATTCGATTTTAATGAGCGCGTGGTTAAGAATATCATGGTGCCCAGAACCAAGATTTCGGGCATTGAGTTAACTTCTCCAAAAGAAGAAGTGATTGATACGATTATTAAAGAAGGATATTCCCGCTTGCCGGTTTATGATGATATTATGGATAAAATTGTAGGGATTATCCATGCAAAAGATATTCTACCATTAGTTGCAGCAGGTAACCAGCACTGGACATTAAACGACATCATCAGGAAACCGTATTTCGTTACAGAAACTAAGAAAATTAACGATCTGATGAGCGAGCTGCAAAGTAACCGCATACAGATTGCTATTGTATTAGATGAGTTTGGCGGTACAGCGGGTATGGTTACCTTAGAAGATATAGTTGAAGAGCTTGTTGGAGAAATCCAGGATGAATACGATGAAGAAAAACCGTTGGTAGAAAAGGTTTCTGATAATGAATTTATTGTAAATGCATTTGCTACAGTATACGATGTAAATGAGCATTTGCCTCACGATTTACCAGAGGATGAAGACTTCGATACCATTGGTGGACTAGTTTCTCACGTTTTTGAACGTATTCCTGAAGTAGGCGAAAGTACTGAATCATACGGCTACCTGTTTACTATCCTTAAAAAGACAGAACAGAATATCGAAACAATCAAATTAGAATTGGTGATCAATAAAGCAGATATGGTTGATAATCATTAA
- a CDS encoding NuoI/complex I 23 kDa subunit family protein, translating into MESLSNKKKVLEQKPLSFMERMYLPAIAKGMGITISHLFKKEATVRYPEVEREFSTNFRGMHSLKRDENGKERCTACGLCALSCPAEAITMIAAERKPEEKHLYREEKYAATYEINMLRCIFCGLCEEACPKEAIYLDGPIVPADYLRKDFIYGKDKLVEAPLEMKK; encoded by the coding sequence ATGGAATCATTAAGTAATAAGAAAAAAGTACTGGAACAAAAGCCATTGAGCTTTATGGAGCGCATGTACCTCCCGGCAATTGCCAAGGGTATGGGTATCACCATCAGTCACTTATTTAAAAAAGAGGCTACCGTAAGATATCCTGAAGTAGAACGCGAATTCTCGACCAACTTTAGGGGCATGCACTCGCTAAAACGCGATGAGAATGGTAAAGAGCGTTGTACAGCTTGTGGTTTATGTGCTTTATCTTGTCCGGCTGAAGCCATTACCATGATTGCCGCTGAACGTAAACCTGAAGAAAAACATTTATACCGCGAAGAAAAATACGCAGCGACTTACGAAATCAATATGTTGCGTTGTATTTTCTGTGGGTTATGCGAAGAAGCCTGCCCAAAAGAGGCAATTTACTTAGATGGCCCGATTGTACCTGCTGATTATTTACGTAAAGATTTTATTTACGGAAAAGATAAGCTAGTAGAGGCGCCATTAGAAATGAAAAAATAA
- a CDS encoding DUF4159 domain-containing protein: MLFAFIPPTYRMAKLKYNGGGDWYADRTALPNLIAYCNANIKTNFYAEESIVEVGSKEIFNYPFVYMTGHGNVVFNDQEIKNLRQYLTGGGFLHIDDNYGLDKFIRPQMKKVFPELSFVELPANHALYNQKFKFPGGLPKIHEHDNKRPQGFALIYKGRVVCYYTYECDLGNGWEDFGTYPEDTQETRTKALKMGANLVQYALTQ; this comes from the coding sequence ATGCTTTTCGCTTTTATTCCGCCAACCTACCGTATGGCTAAATTAAAGTATAACGGTGGTGGCGATTGGTATGCAGATAGAACAGCTTTACCCAATTTAATTGCATACTGCAATGCCAATATCAAGACTAATTTTTATGCTGAAGAAAGCATTGTTGAAGTAGGTTCAAAGGAGATCTTTAACTATCCATTTGTTTATATGACTGGCCACGGAAACGTAGTTTTTAACGATCAGGAAATTAAGAATTTGAGGCAGTACCTTACGGGCGGTGGCTTTCTTCATATAGACGATAATTATGGATTGGATAAATTTATCCGCCCGCAGATGAAAAAGGTATTTCCAGAACTTAGTTTTGTTGAATTGCCAGCTAACCATGCGCTATATAACCAGAAATTTAAGTTCCCGGGAGGTTTGCCTAAAATCCATGAGCATGATAATAAAAGACCCCAGGGATTTGCCTTGATTTACAAGGGAAGAGTTGTGTGTTATTACACCTACGAATGCGATTTAGGCAACGGTTGGGAAGACTTTGGTACATACCCCGAAGATACACAAGAGACACGGACAAAAGCGCTTAAAATGGGCGCTAATCTGGTTCAGTATGCCTTAACTCAATAA
- a CDS encoding NADH-quinone oxidoreductase subunit N, which yields MNIIITISITAFIVLYAGLFKANKALLPLTVVGLLTALGFTFCAWNGNAVHFGMMETDNFALAFSGICIVGTLFIFLLTQNYFHAKSDNIAEYYTLILFALAGMIMMVSYKNMAMLFVGLEIMSVSLYILAGIRKKDFASNEASLKYFLMGAFSTGFLLFGITLIYGATGSFDLDRIQAYLVNSQAVSPIFYPGVILMMIGLSFKVGAAPFHFWTPDVYEGAPSLITTFMSTVVKTAGFAAFLRLFAGAFAPLHDFWVAPLMVIVCLTLFIGNVTALFQKNFKRMLAYSSISHAGYLLFSLIVLTKNSGNNVLVYAAAYTFASIIAFAVLILVKQKTGSDSFDSFNGLAKRNPLVALCLTVAMLSLAGIPLTAGFIGKYLMFLNVMTEYKTLLVAFAILNALVGFYYYFRVIVAMWFKDGAETELSTPAQYKVVLLVSVAITLVLGIYPAIILNLI from the coding sequence ATGAATATTATTATAACCATTAGTATAACAGCTTTTATAGTGCTTTATGCAGGTTTGTTTAAGGCAAATAAAGCATTACTACCACTTACCGTTGTTGGCTTACTTACTGCACTAGGATTTACTTTTTGTGCATGGAATGGCAATGCTGTTCATTTTGGAATGATGGAGACAGATAATTTCGCTCTGGCATTTTCAGGTATTTGTATTGTGGGCACACTTTTTATCTTTTTATTAACACAGAACTATTTCCACGCTAAAAGCGATAACATAGCTGAATATTATACCTTAATTCTTTTCGCATTAGCGGGCATGATTATGATGGTATCGTATAAAAATATGGCCATGTTATTTGTAGGCTTAGAAATCATGTCGGTGAGTTTATACATTTTGGCGGGTATCCGTAAAAAGGATTTTGCCTCTAATGAAGCTTCCTTAAAGTATTTCTTAATGGGTGCTTTCTCCACAGGCTTCCTGTTATTTGGTATCACCTTAATTTATGGCGCTACGGGATCATTCGATTTAGATAGAATCCAGGCTTATTTAGTAAATAGTCAGGCAGTTTCTCCAATATTTTATCCGGGCGTTATTCTAATGATGATTGGTTTAAGCTTTAAGGTTGGTGCTGCCCCATTCCACTTCTGGACTCCAGATGTATATGAAGGCGCTCCATCTTTAATCACCACTTTTATGAGTACGGTGGTTAAAACTGCAGGTTTTGCTGCATTCTTACGATTATTTGCTGGTGCATTTGCACCACTTCACGATTTTTGGGTTGCGCCACTTATGGTGATTGTTTGTCTAACCTTATTTATCGGAAACGTAACTGCACTCTTCCAGAAGAACTTCAAACGCATGCTGGCATACTCAAGTATTTCACATGCTGGTTACTTATTGTTTTCGCTAATTGTACTGACCAAAAATTCTGGAAACAACGTATTGGTTTATGCAGCAGCTTATACCTTCGCCTCAATTATTGCTTTTGCGGTATTAATATTGGTGAAACAAAAAACAGGTAGCGATAGTTTCGACAGTTTCAATGGTTTGGCTAAACGGAATCCATTAGTAGCATTATGTTTAACTGTAGCCATGCTTTCATTAGCAGGTATTCCGCTAACCGCTGGCTTTATCGGGAAATATTTAATGTTCCTGAATGTAATGACCGAATATAAAACCTTACTTGTTGCATTCGCGATTTTAAATGCGCTGGTTGGCTTCTATTATTACTTTAGGGTAATCGTAGCCATGTGGTTTAAAGATGGTGCAGAAACAGAACTTTCAACGCCGGCGCAATACAAAGTCGTTTTGTTGGTTTCTGTTGCAATTACGTTAGTTTTAGGTATTTATCCTGCAATTATTTTAAACCTGATATAG
- a CDS encoding NADH-quinone oxidoreductase subunit J family protein encodes MSTQVFYFVATLSIIFSLLVIFAKNPIHSVLYLILTFFTFTVHYVLLNAQFLAVVNFIVYMGAIMVLFLFVLMLLNLNKETEPSKSPLIKIVGVIAGGCLVVTLIGSLKSASITSPLILKNPGLGLVENLGKELFGPFLLPFELSSLLLLAAMVGAVLLSKRDEVEA; translated from the coding sequence ATGAGTACACAAGTATTCTATTTCGTAGCCACATTAAGTATCATCTTTTCGCTGCTGGTGATTTTTGCAAAAAATCCTATCCACAGTGTATTGTACTTAATCCTTACCTTTTTTACCTTCACTGTTCACTATGTGCTGTTAAATGCACAGTTTTTAGCGGTGGTAAACTTTATCGTTTACATGGGGGCCATAATGGTATTGTTCCTTTTTGTACTGATGTTGCTTAACCTGAATAAGGAAACCGAGCCAAGTAAATCACCGCTGATTAAAATCGTAGGGGTTATTGCAGGTGGCTGTTTGGTGGTAACCTTAATCGGTTCTTTAAAATCGGCAAGTATTACCAGCCCGTTAATTTTGAAAAACCCAGGATTGGGATTGGTAGAAAATCTAGGCAAGGAGCTTTTTGGCCCATTCTTATTGCCTTTCGAATTGTCATCTCTATTACTGTTGGCAGCAATGGTTGGAGCCGTTTTATTATCTAAAAGAGATGAGGTAGAAGCATAA
- a CDS encoding inorganic diphosphatase, which produces MAKDDHHAWHSVSPGHNVPEIVNAIIEIPKGSKAKYEIDKESGLIKLDRVLFSSVMYPANYGFIPQTYCDDKDPLDILVLCSVDVYPMTLIEAKVVGVMHMVDNGEQDDKIIAVAAHDMSVNYINDLDELPPHQMKEIVRFFQDYKALEDKNVTIEHLLGVRYAHKVIKESIELYNTTFRELA; this is translated from the coding sequence ATGGCAAAAGACGATCATCACGCGTGGCATAGCGTATCTCCTGGGCACAATGTTCCAGAAATTGTAAACGCAATTATTGAAATTCCAAAAGGTTCAAAAGCAAAATACGAAATAGATAAAGAATCTGGTTTAATTAAGTTAGATAGGGTTCTTTTTTCATCAGTAATGTACCCGGCAAATTATGGCTTTATTCCGCAAACTTATTGCGATGATAAAGATCCATTGGATATTCTGGTGCTTTGCTCAGTAGATGTTTATCCAATGACATTGATCGAAGCGAAAGTGGTTGGTGTAATGCACATGGTAGATAATGGTGAACAGGATGATAAAATTATCGCGGTTGCTGCTCACGATATGTCGGTAAACTACATCAACGATTTAGATGAGTTGCCTCCACACCAAATGAAAGAGATTGTTCGTTTCTTTCAGGATTATAAAGCATTAGAAGATAAAAATGTAACGATCGAACATTTACTTGGTGTTCGTTATGCGCATAAAGTAATTAAAGAAAGCATAGAACTTTATAACACAACATTTAGAGAATTAGCTTAA
- the nuoK gene encoding NADH-quinone oxidoreductase subunit NuoK, which produces MENLTSQLQGVPLNHYIYLSAIIFSIGVIGVLTRRNAIVIFMSVELMLNAVNLLLTAFSVHSNDPSGQVFVFFIMALAAAEVAVGLAIIVMVYRNTKSIDINVLNRLKW; this is translated from the coding sequence ATGGAAAATTTAACATCACAACTTCAGGGCGTTCCGCTAAACCACTACATCTATTTAAGTGCCATTATTTTTTCTATTGGCGTAATTGGTGTACTTACCCGTAGAAATGCCATCGTAATCTTTATGTCGGTTGAGCTGATGCTTAATGCCGTTAATTTACTTTTAACCGCATTTTCGGTTCATAGCAACGATCCATCAGGACAGGTTTTCGTATTCTTCATTATGGCTTTGGCAGCAGCAGAGGTTGCAGTTGGTTTAGCTATTATTGTAATGGTTTACAGAAATACGAAATCGATAGATATTAATGTTTTAAATCGCCTTAAGTGGTAA
- a CDS encoding 16S rRNA (uracil(1498)-N(3))-methyltransferase: MHIFYTPDITKNTYTLNEEESKHCVRVLRLTIGSIVNLVDGKGGFYTAEITTDNPKKVSLSILKVETEFHKRNHYLHIAVAPTKNIDRIEWFLEKATELGIDEVTPIITDRSERRVIKEDRLNKVITSAVKQSIKAYHPKLNDAVSFDAFLKEPFDGDKLIAHCIDSGEKQYISKLVVPHQKYLVLIGPEGDFTPDEVNLALNKGFKALTLGDNRLRTETAALSVCFEINYLNR, encoded by the coding sequence ATGCATATTTTTTATACACCAGATATAACCAAAAATACCTACACACTTAACGAAGAAGAGAGCAAACACTGTGTTAGGGTGCTTCGCCTTACCATTGGCTCAATTGTTAACTTAGTTGATGGAAAAGGGGGCTTTTACACTGCTGAAATTACTACCGATAATCCCAAAAAGGTTTCTTTATCTATTTTAAAAGTAGAAACGGAGTTTCATAAAAGAAATCATTACTTACACATCGCTGTTGCACCAACTAAAAATATCGACCGTATCGAGTGGTTTTTAGAGAAGGCTACAGAGCTGGGCATTGATGAGGTTACACCAATTATTACCGATAGATCGGAGCGAAGGGTAATTAAAGAAGATCGCCTCAATAAAGTGATTACTTCAGCCGTAAAACAATCGATTAAAGCTTATCATCCCAAATTAAACGATGCTGTTTCTTTTGATGCTTTTTTAAAAGAACCGTTTGATGGTGACAAACTAATTGCACATTGCATTGATAGCGGAGAAAAACAATACATATCCAAACTTGTAGTTCCACATCAAAAATATTTAGTTCTTATCGGTCCTGAAGGAGATTTCACACCTGATGAAGTTAATTTAGCTTTGAATAAAGGCTTTAAAGCATTAACTTTAGGTGATAACAGATTACGCACAGAAACGGCTGCTTTATCTGTTTGTTTTGAAATCAATTACCTTAACCGATAA